The Penicillium oxalicum strain HP7-1 chromosome VI, whole genome shotgun sequence genome window below encodes:
- a CDS encoding Pre-mRNA-splicing factor ATP-dependent RNA helicase-like protein cdc28: MDNKTFVSDSLIRLTGASDPIAVDFVLAEASSAKSASALQDKLVSFLDGSPDDVGAFCGQLFSRVGKKAQSSSSASKPSASKDSSKKKYRLLDMGEDLPDPASSLGPVNVEAERDRRRQRDRDRDRDAPSDRDRSRREKEDNRKRDRSRDAESRDRPRTKKLRQRDTNDFDDRWGDEEFGDEDRYQDEAEFAESPAKRTRLEDGSASPHPASPDEDMDPQTKQELERQRDLRERDEFAKRLANKDSSKSKKIVEDRTRDSEAAKRRALADDAAARSAVMPDLRERSRQEYLKKREAERLALLRSQVAEETAELRENPNLTRREKEEFARNREVLRIAEERLRIDDHRDGYMMPEDYITEKGKIDRKKKEEALYKRYVDRDESGQERFVTEHEEWELEQAAKAKAQIKKAEFVDEGDYEYVFDDTQQINFVMESKIEGTEKPMTQEQLRFKQQVDAAEKKAATMEETRKSLPIYQFRDQIIQAVHDHQVLIIVGETGSGKTTQIPQYLHEAGFTKDGLKIGCTQPRRVAAMSVAARVADEMGTKLGNEVGYAIRFEDNTSDKTILKYMTDGMLLRELLTEPDLGQYAALMIDEAHERTVPTDIACGLLKDIAKARPDLKLLISSATMDAQKFQKYFDDAPIFNIPGRRYPVDVHYTSQPEANYLAAAITTVFQIHVTQGPGDILVFLTGQEEIEAAEQSLQETARKLGSKIPEMIICPIYANLPSELQTKIFEPTPPKARKVVLATNIAETSLTIDGIVYVIDPGFVKENVFNPRTGMESLVVTPCSRASANQRAGRAGRVGPGKCFRLYTKWAYYNELEENTTPEIQRTNLNGVILMLKSLGIDQLLDFDFMDPPPAETIIRALEQLYALGALNDRGELTKVGRQMAEFPTDPMLAKAILAAGQYGCVEEVLSIVSMLGEASALFFRPKDKKIHADSARNRFTIKEGGDHLTLLNIWNQWVDSDFSFVWAKENFLQQRSLTRARDVRDQLAKLCDRVEVTISTCGSTNLVPIQKAITAGFFPNAARLQRGGDSYRTIKNGQSVYLHPSSTLFEVNPRWVIYFELVLTSKEYMRSNMPLQAEWLVEVAPHYYKKKDLESLGLDRKVPKGTGVAGEKSRT; this comes from the coding sequence ATGGATAACAAAACCTTCGTCTCCGACTCTCTTATCCGTCTGACCGGCGCGTCTGATCCGATCGCGGTAGACTTTGTCCTCGCCGAAGCATCCTCCGCCAAATCTGCATCTGCCTTACAAGACAAACTTGTTTCATTTCTCGATGGCAGCCCCGACGATGTCGGCGCATTCTGTGGGCAGCTTTTCTCTCGGGTTGGGAAGAAGGCCCAGTCCAGCTCGTCGGCTTCCAAGCCATCCGCTAGCAAGGACTCTTCGAAGAAAAAGTATCGTCTCTTGGACATGGGAGAGGACCTGCCCGATCCTGCATCCTCATTAGGGCCTGTCAATGTCGAAGCAGAACGGGACCGACGTCGGCAACGTGAtcgtgaccgtgaccgtgacgCGCCGTCCGACCGAGATCGAAGTCgccgggagaaagaggataatcGGAAACGAGACCGCAGCCGAGATGCTGAAAGTCGAGACCGACCGCGAACAAAGAAGTTACGACAACGGGACACCAATGACTTTGACGATCGATGGGGCGATGAGGAATTTGGCGACGAGGACCGATATCAGGACGAGGCCGAATTTGCTGAATCCCCCGCCAAACGGACCAGACTCGAAGATGGGTCGGCCTCACCTCATCCTGCTTCGCCCGACGAGGATATGGACCCGCAGACCAAGCAGGAGCTCGAACGGCAGAGAGACTTGCGCGAGCGAGACGAATTCGCGAAGAGATTGGCGAACAAGGACAGCTCCAAGTCCAAAAAGATTGTGGAAGATCGGACACGCGACAGCGAGGCGGCAAAAAGACGGGCGTTGGCCGATGATGCGGCCGCTCGATCGGCGGTTATGCCTGATTTGCGCGAGCGCTCGCGACAGGAATATTTGAAGAAGCGTGAGGCGGAACGGCTGGCTCTGTTGCGCAGTCAAGTGGCGGAAGAGACGGCCGAGTTGCGCGAGAATCCGAATCTGACGCGccgagagaaggaagagtTTGCGCGCAATCGCGAAGTGCTTCGCATCGCAGAGGAGCGACTGCGAATTGACGATCACCGAGATGGCTACATGATGCCGGAAGACTATATTACAGAGAAAGGCAAGATCGAccgcaaaaagaaggaagaagccTTGTACAAGCGATATGTGGACCGAGATGAATCGGGCCAGGAACGCTTCGTGACCGAGCATGAAGAATGGGAGTTGGAACAGGCCGCCAAAGCCAAGGCccagatcaagaaggccgaaTTTGTCGATGAGGGGGACTACGAATATGTCTTCGACGACACACAGCAGATCAACTTTGTGATGGAATCTAAAATCGAAGGTACTGAGAAACCGATGACACAGGAGCAGTTACGGTTTAAGCAGCAGGTGGacgccgccgagaagaaagcagcGACCATGGAGGAGACCCGAAAGAGTTTGCCAATCTATCAGTTCCGCGACCAGATCATTCAGGCTGTGCACGACCACCAGGTGCTCATCATTGTCGGTGAAACTGGCTCAGGAAAGACCACGCAGATTCCGCAGTATCTTCACGAGGCGGGATTTACCAAGGATGGCTTGAAGATTGGATGTACGCAGCCTCGCCGTGTCGCTGCCATGAGTGTTGCGGCGCGTGTGGCGGACGAAATGGGGACGAAGCTTGGTAATGAGGTGGGATACGCCATTCGTTTCGAGGACAACACCAGCGACAAGACCATTTTGAAGTATATGACCGATGGTATGCTTCTGCGAGAACTCCTCACCGAGCCTGACCTTGGCCAGTATGCGGCGCTCATGATCGACGAGGCCCACGAGCGTACGGTGCCTACTGATATTGCGTGTGGGCTTCTCAAAGATATCGCAAAAGCTCGACCTGACCTGAAGCTACTCATTTCGTCGGCCACGATGGATGCACAGAAATTCCAAAAGTACTTTGACGATGCGCCGATCTTCAACATCCCCGGTCGTCGATATCCCGTCGATGTACACTACACGTCTCAGCCCGAGGCTAATTACCTCGCAGCGGCCATCACCACCGTGTTTCAGATTCACGTCACTCAAGGTCCCGGGGACATTCTGGTCTTCTTGACGGGTCAGGAAGAGATCGAAGCCGCCGAACAGAGTCTGCAAGAAACGGCGCGAAAACTGGGCAGTAAGATCCCCGAGATGATCATATGTCCCATTTATGCCAATCTTCCGTCGGAACTACAAACCAAGATTTTTGAGCCCACGCCGCCCAAGGCCCGCAAGGTTGTTCTAGCGACGAATATCGCCGAGACCAGTCTGACCATCGACGGGATTGTCTACGTGATCGACCCTGGGTTTGTCAAGGAGAACGTCTTCAACCCCCGGACCGGCATGGAAAGTCTTGTGGTGACTCCTTGCTCTCGTGCTTCGGCCAACCAGCGAGCTGGTCGTGCCGGACGTGTCGGGCCTGGCAAATGCTTCCGACTGTACACCAAGTGGGCCTACTACAATGAATTAGAGGAGAACACCACGCCCGAGATTCAACGCACCAACCTGAACGGGGTCATTTTGATGCTGAAATCATTGGGGATTGACCAGCTTCTCGATTTCGATTTCATGGACCCCCCGCCCGCCGAGACCATCATCCGCGCGTTGGAGCAACTGTATGCGCTGGGCGCACTGAACGATCGCGGCGAGCTCACCAAGGTCGGCCGACAAATGGCCGAGTTCCCCACCGATCCCATGCTCGCCAAGGCCATTCTCGCCGCCGGCCAATACGGCTGCGTGGAGGAAGTGCTTTCCATCGTATCCATGCTCGGTGAGGCCAGCGCGCTCTTCTTCCGtcccaaggacaagaagatccACGCCGACAGTGCCCGCAACCGGTTCACCATCAAAGAAGGTGGTGACCACCTCACCCTGCTCAACATCTGGAATCAATGGGTGGACTCTGATTTCAGTTTCGTCTGGGCCAAGGAAAACTTCCTTCAACAACGCAGTCTGACCCGTGCCCGCGATGTACGAGATCAACTCGCCAAATTGTGCGACCGCGTCGAAGTGACCATCAGCACGTGCGGGTCGACGAATCTCGTCCCGATCCAAAAGGCCATTACGGCCGGATTCTTCCCGAACGCCGCCCGGCTTCAACGGGGTGGTGATAGCTACCGCACCATCAAGAACGGGCAGTCGGTGTATCTGCACCCGTCCAGTACCCTGTTTGAGGTCAACCCGCGCTGGGTGATTTACTTTGAGCTCGTGTTGACGAGCAAGGAGTACATGCGCAGTAATATGCCATTGCAAGCGGAGTGGCTGGTGGAGGTGGCGCCACATTACTATAAGAAGAAGGATCTGGAGTCTTTGGGATTGGATCGCAAGGTTCCCAAGGGGACTGGAGTGGCGGGTGAGAAGAGTCGCACCTGA
- a CDS encoding putative cytochrome b5: MSKSFTPADVASHNSPDNGMYIIIDNSVYDVTKFVDEHPGGAKILKRVAGKNATKQFWKYHNESVLKKYSPKLKIGEVKDAAKL, encoded by the exons ATGTCCAAGTCCTTCACCCCGGCCGACGTGGCCTCCCACAACAGCCCCGACAACGGCATgtacatcatcatcgacaacTCCGTCTACGACGTCACCAAGTTCGTGGATGAGCACCCAGGCGGCGCAAAGATTCTCAAGCGCGTGGCTGGCAAGAATGCAACCAAGCAGTTCTGGAAG TACCACAATGAATCCGTCCTGAAAAAGTATTCGCCCAAATTGAAGATCGGCGAGGTCAAGGATGCTGCCAAGTTGTGA
- a CDS encoding FK506-binding protein 1 produces MGVERKIITRGNGSDSPASGDKVSIHYTGWLYDAKKANKGFQGKQFDSSRTPGRGPLNVQIGVGHVIKGWDEGVQQMTLGEKSILTITPDYGYGDKSAGKIPAGSTLIFEVELLKINNKSA; encoded by the exons ATGGGCGTCGAACGCAAGATCATCACTCGCGGCAACGGTTCTGACTCGCCCGCTTCAGGCGACAAGGTCTCGATCCACTACACCGGCTGGCTCTACGATGCCAAGAAGGCCAACAAGGGATTCCAGGGCAAGCA ATTCGATAGCTCTCGGACTCCGGGCCGTGGGCCCCTGAATGTTCAAATCGGTGTTGGACACGTCATCAAGG GTTGGGATGAGGGAGTCCAGCAGATGACTCTGGGCGAGAAGTCTATTCTGACCATCACTCC CGACTATGGTTACGGTGACAA GTCGGCCGGCAAGATCCCTGCGGGCTCTACCTTGATCTT CGAGGTTGAGCTGCTCAAGATCAACAACAAGAGCGCTTAG
- a CDS encoding Protein ras-2, with protein sequence MSGKMTLYKLVVLGDGGVGKTALTIQLCLNHFVETYDPTIEDSYRKQVVIDQQSCMLEVLDTAGQEEYTALRDQWIRDGEGFVLVYSITSRASFSRITKFYNQIKMVKESASSGSPSGTSYLGSPVTSTPGGPTLPVPVMLVGNKSDKAMERAVSAQEGQALAKELGCEFVEASAKNCINVEKAFYDVVRMLRQQRQNTQNSKGRGGGAHGSSGRDRDAGPEYPKSFRPDRRHRSRLNCVLL encoded by the exons ATGTCGGGCAAAATGACATTGTACAAGCTGGTGGTGCTCGGGGATGGAGGTGTTGGAAAGACAGCTCTGACAATCCAG TTGTGCCTCAATCATTTCGTGGAGACGTATGACCCTACTATTGAAGACTCGTACCGAAAGCAAGTGGTCATCGACCAACAGTCATGCATGCTCGAAGTGCTGGACACCGCGGGCCAGGAGGAATACACGGCACTGCGCGACCAGTGGATCCGCGACGGCGAAGGCTTCGTTCTTGTCTACAGCATTACCTCGAGAGCCTCGTTCTCTCGCATCACCAAGTTTTACAACCAAATCAAAATGGTCAAGGAGTCCGCCAGCTCTGGTTCGCCATCCGGTACCAGCTACCTCGGCTCACCCGTCACGTCCACCCCGGGTGGACCGACATTGCCCGTACCCGTGATGCTGGTGGGAAACAAGAGTGACAAGGCCATGGAACGCGCAGTCTCTGCACAGGAGGGTCAAGCGTTGGCCAAGGAGCTCGGTTGTGAATTCGTCGAGGCCTCGGCGAAGAACTGCATCAATGTGGAAAAGGCCTTTTATGACGTGGTGCGCATGCTTCGTCAACAGCGCCAAAACACACAAAATTCCAAGGGCCGCGGAGGCGGCGCGCATGGCTCTTCCGGCCGAGATCGGGACGCGGGCCCTGAATACCCAAAGTCATTCCGTCCAGATCGGCGACATCGTAGTCGGCTGAACTGCGTGCTGCTTTGA